AATATTAGAGCTGAAAGGATCAGTGCCGCCAAACGGGTCAATGCCCACTCGCAAGTTCATTGACTGCTGGCCTTCGGAGATCAGCGACTCATTTTTGGGCGTAGACCAGGCCATCATGTAAGCCGAGAACTGCAAACGCTGGCCGGGTGTCACGCCGCTCACCCGCTGGTACATTCCTGCTTCGTGAATCGAATGGAAGGTGAAATACTTTTGGGCGTTGTTGCCCGAGCGAATGCGGTTGGCGTAAGGCGCGGCTTCACGCCACTCGGGGCGGTGCCAGGGGGCGCAAATCCGGGGCGAGGTGGGCAGGTCACAGCGCGAGGGAAATTCGGGCGCGCTGTCGGGTTGCCGCCACCAGCCAAACCAACCCTGCGGCACCTGAACTTCGTCAATCAGTGTGTTGGGCCGGTAAAGCGACAAGTCGGTCTGACAACATTGCTTGACGTAGGGACTCTCGAAGCCGGGGTTAACCAGCAGGTTGCCGGCGCTGGAGGCCGGCGCCGCCGACAGAGGGGCCACTGCCGCCATAACAATGACCGCCGCGACCATCAATAGACTCATTTTCATCCACGTTACTTTTTGCATTTTCTTCTCCTCTTTTCAAAAAAAAGCCGCCTAACAGTATTGGCGGCCCTGAGTGCCCCCACGGAGATTCGAACTCCGGTTTTGGCCTTGAGAGGGCCGCGTCCTGGTCCACTAGACGATGGGGGCGAACGACGCGAATTTTACCACGAGTTCAGGGGATGGTGAGCGTTCC
This portion of the Chloroflexota bacterium genome encodes:
- a CDS encoding LysM peptidoglycan-binding domain-containing protein; amino-acid sequence: MQKVTWMKMSLLMVAAVIVMAAVAPLSAAPASSAGNLLVNPGFESPYVKQCCQTDLSLYRPNTLIDEVQVPQGWFGWWRQPDSAPEFPSRCDLPTSPRICAPWHRPEWREAAPYANRIRSGNNAQKYFTFHSIHEAGMYQRVSGVTPGQRLQFSAYMMAWSTPKNESLISEGQQSMNLRVGIDPFGGTDPFSSNIVWGKAGDSYDVFSQFTVEAVAASSAVTVFTYSRPIYSIQHNDVYVDDGALVVVGTGSAPSTTSTKPATSTGASTKPGVSPFPDTAVDPKTGDILYVIKTGDTAWSLSLRFNTTVSQLAAWNKEKTPNIEILRLGKTIIVGKVKLK